One Candidatus Neomarinimicrobiota bacterium genomic window, GGGAGCCCAACATGTAACGGTAATTCAAATTGTCCGGGTCCAGACCCAATCCCCGGCGCGAATACTCCAAGGCCAACTCAAGCTCACCTTCATCCTTGTACACTTCACTGAGTCTGAAGTAAGCCGTTGCATAGGAACTGTCTGCAGCTATGGCCTGCAGATAGGCCTGTTTAGCGCTATCCACCACCCCCAGTTCTGCATAAGCGCGCCCCATCTGGAGGAGAATAGCGGGTGATGAGTAGGCCTCTTGTTCCTTTCGATACCATTTCAGGGCATCGCGCGGGCGTCCCTGGCGAAGCGCTGTGCTTCCCAAGTTAAGCTTGACTCCATGGTAGTCCGGGTCCAGTTCCAGAACCTTCTCATACGAGAACCGAGCCTTATCGAAGAGTCTCATTTTCGTATAGATAAGTCCCCGCAAGAAAGGCGTGTCTGCGAGTTCGGGTGCATAATGTTCCGCGCTGTCAGTCAACGCCAGGGCAACGCCGAAGGCACCCTGATGGAAGGCGTCCTGGGCCTCGACCAGCATGAGGTTCACCTTTGAATCAACAGCCTGTCTTTCAAGGTCAGCTTGTGAAAGTTTCTCTCCATCCGATCCGGACTTACATCCCGCTGCAATGAGGACAACGGAAAGTAAAGCTAAAAGCAGGTAGGCCAGATGCCTGATTGCCTTTTTCATTCCGATAAACTTACGATGGTAGGGGGTCACTTACAATACGACTGGGTACGGTGGGAAGCACATAAAATCTTCTGGTGATTACCCAATCTAGATACTACCTCTGCAACTTGTGCCAGTTGCACTCTCCTACCCCCAGATTCTTCTCATGTGTCAATCTGGAGCTTGTTTCTCTCCGTACTTTTCTCAGGCAGAAAAGTACCAAAAGGCCTCTGGT contains:
- a CDS encoding tetratricopeptide repeat protein yields the protein MKKAIRHLAYLLLALLSVVLIAAGCKSGSDGEKLSQADLERQAVDSKVNLMLVEAQDAFHQGAFGVALALTDSAEHYAPELADTPFLRGLIYTKMRLFDKARFSYEKVLELDPDYHGVKLNLGSTALRQGRPRDALKWYRKEQEAYSSPAILLQMGRAYAELGVVDSAKQAYLQAIAADSSYATAYFRLSEVYKDEGELELALEYSRRGLGLDPDNLNYRYMLGSLLLLEGQLEEAEDHLQQVVRNRAWHYWAHYNLGQALMRLDRRKEGQYFLDLADSLKESVQEIENWRSLAEMNPDQLMLWVNYGDALRRAGRIDEAIEAHHIAMSLAPRNIALQNNLANLYLMHGDTAWAIAGYRRVLHQDPTVADAWLNLGMVYASMGKTEAAEQSWENVLKFNPGDSTAKAYLETLSD